One Peromyscus leucopus breed LL Stock chromosome 2, UCI_PerLeu_2.1, whole genome shotgun sequence DNA window includes the following coding sequences:
- the Wnt4 gene encoding protein Wnt-4 yields the protein MSPRSCLRSLRLLVFAVFSAAASNWLYLAKLSSVGSISEEETCEKLKGLIQRQVQMCKRNLEVMDSVRRGAQLAIEECQYQFRNRRWNCSTLDSLPVFGKVVTQGTREAAFVYAISSAGVAFAVTRACSSGELEKCGCDRTVHGVSPQGFQWSGCSDNIAYGVAFSQSFVDVRERSKGASSSRALMNLHNNEAGRKAILTHMRVECKCHGVSGSCEVKTCWRAVPPFRQVGHALKEKFDGATEVEPRRVGSSRALVPRNAQFKPHTDEDLVYLEPSPDFCEQDMRSGVLGTRGRTCNKTSKAIDGCELLCCGRGFHTAQVELAERCGCRFHWCCFVKCRQCQRLVEMHTCR from the exons ATGAGCCCCCGCTCGTGCCTGCGGTCGCTGCGACTCCTGGTCTTCGCCGTGTTCTCGGCCGCCGCGAGCAACTGGCT GTACCTGGCCAAGCTGTCATCGGTGGGCAGCATCTCCGAAGAGGAGACGTGCGAGAAGCTCAAAGGCCTGATCCAGAGGCAGGTGCAGATGTGCAAGCGGAACCTAGAGGTGATGGACTCAGTGCGCCGTGGCGCCCAGCTGGCCATTGAGGAGTGCCAATATCAGTTCCGGAATCGACGCTGGAACTGCTCCACGCTGGACTCCCTGCCCGTCTTCGGGAAGGTGGTGACACAAG GGACCCGGGAGGCGGCCTTCGTGTATGCCATCTCTTCGGCAGGTGTGGCCTTTGCAGTGACAAGGGCGTGCAGCAGTGGAGAGCTGGAAAAGTGTGGCTGTGACCGGACAGTGCACGGGGTCAGCCCACAGG GCTTCCAGTGGTCAGGATGCTCGGACAACATCGCCTATGGTGTAGCCTTCTCACAGTCCTTTGTGGACGTACGGGAGAGAAGCAAGGGGGCCTCCTCCAGTAGGGCACTCATGAACCTGCACAACAACGAGGCCGGCAGGAAG GCCATCTTGACGCACATGCGGGTGGAGTGCAAGTGCCACGGGGTGTCGGGCTCCTGTGAGGTAAAGACGTGCTGGCGAGCTGTGCCGCCCTTCCGCCAGGTGGGCCATGCCCTAAAGGAGAAGTTTGATGGTGCCACAGAGGTGGAGCCACGTCGAGTGGGCTCCTCCCGGGCACTGGTGCCACGAAATGCACAGTTCAAGCCACATACAGATGAGGACCTGGTGTACCTGGAGCCCAGTCCAGACTTCTGTGAGCAGGACATGCGCAGTGGTGTGCTGGGCACGCGGGGCCGCACGTGCAACAAGACATCCAAGGCCATTGATGGCTGCGAGCTGCTGTGCTGCGGCCGTGGCTTCCACACAGCACAGGTGGAGCTGGCCGAGCGATGCGGCTGCAGGTTCCACTGGTGCTGCTTCGTCAAGTGCCGTCAGTGCCAGCGGCTCGTGGAGATGCACACGTGCCGGTGA